In Novipirellula caenicola, the genomic stretch TCACGATCATCGGCGGCGGCCAATCGCTCCGCTACACGCCGGCCAGCAACTTCACCGGCACCGAACAGTTCACCTACAGCATCCAGGACGGAGCAGGTTCGACCTCGAGTGCGCAAGTCACGATCAATCTGTTGCCTGGATCGCAAGCCGATGACCTGGTCGATTATTCGATCGAGTTCCTGGACCCGCTGAACAACACCCCGATCACCAATTTGCAACTCAATCCGACCGACCCGACGGCGAACCGATTCAGCGTTCGCGTGTTGGTCGACGAACTTGACCTTGCCAACGTGCGTGACCCCGAAGGCGTTGCGTCGGCGTTCCTGGATTTGTTGTACACCGACGAATTGGTCAAAACGGTCGCCTCCAACGCCAACCCTGCGTTTCCGTTTGACATCACCTTTGGCCCGCTGTTTTCCGGCGGTACATTCCAGCAAGGTAACTCTCAGAAACCTGGTTTGATCGACGATGTCGGTGGAGTTCAAATCGTCAACAACCCGACGCCATTTACTGGCAAAGCCGAGTTGTTCACGATCACCTTTGAAGCCTTGTCACCAGGCGTCGCGGTCTTTACCGCCGACCCTGCGGATGATCCTCGCAGCGAAACCGTGCTGCTTGGACAAGACGTTGCGTTGACGCCGAGCCAGCTTCGTTTGGGTCAAAACGAATTTGTGATCTTCGCGAGCGATGGAACGTTTGTCACCGCAGTGGATGATGCGTTCATGCAAGGCGTCGATTCGACCGGTGCCACCATTTCGGCATCGTCGGCGACCGCGGCCCGATTGAACGTGCTGGACAATGATCAATTTGCCGGCAAGACGCTGCAGGAATTCGGCGTCACCGTGCAGCCACAAAACGGCACGATCACGGTCAATAACAACAACACGCCAAGCGATCTGAGCGACGACTTTTTCAACTATCGTCCGAGCAACAATCCAACGGCAACCGGATTTGACCAATTCACCTATGTCATCGTGACCGACGAAGGCATCCGCAGCACGGCTCAAGTCACTTTGGCCTACGGCAATGCCAATGCGGATGACGAAGTGTTGATCGGATTGAACTTGGTCAACGCTGGCGGGCAACCGATCACCAGCAGCCAAATCAATGTCGGTGATCGCTTTGGAGTTCAAGTCAACGTCGAAGACTTGCGAAACAGCAGCACGTTCGTGTTCGCCGGCTTCTTGGACATGCTGTACGATTCCGATTCGATTCGTCCAGCAAATACCAACCTGGGTGACCGATTCAATTTCGATGTCGCCTTTGGCACGAACTTCAACGCTGCTGCCGGTGTGGGAACCGCGGCTCGACCGGGAATCATCGACGAATTCGGAAGCGTCAGCAACCAAACCAACGCATCCGCCAGCAACTTCCCGAACCTGAATCCAACCCGATTGGCCACGATCTTCTTTGATGCCATCGCTCCGGGGCAAAGCATTATCGCCGCGTCGCCTGCCGATGCATCGCCGTTCCAGGACACGCTGTTGTTCCAGGAAGATGATCCGGTGCCGACGTCGCAGATTCGCTACGAAGCGCTGAACATCACGGTCGGAACAAGTGGACAAGGCGAATCGCCGCTGCAGAACACGCGGCTGCCTGCGGACGTCAACAATGACGGTCAAGTGACTCCGATCGACGCGTTGCACGTGATCAACGAAATGGCGCGAGCAACACCTGGCAGTGGTGCTGAGGGTGAATCGATCTTCGTCAGCTCCTATTACGTCGACGTCAACGGTGACCGAGCCGTCACCGCGCTGGACGCACTGCAGGTCATCAACGAACTAAGTCGTCGTGTGCAACCGAGCGGTGTCAGTGGTGAGGGCGAACAAGTCGCCACCGCAATGATCGAGACGACCGACTCGTCACAACCGGTTGAACCTGTCACGGATTCGGTGTTCGCTGAATTCTCGGGTTCGAACGACAAGGTGGTGTCGGTTGATACCCCCACGGGCCAGTCGACCACGAATGTGGCCTTGGCAAGCGGTTTCGAAAGCGGCAGCGATGACGACGACGAAGTGCTCGATTTGCTGGCCGATGACTTAGCCGGACTGCTTGGCTAAATGAACGTCGCCCAGCTCTAATGACGGAGCGGCGGCGTGCTATCTTTTTTACCCGCGCCGTGCCGCTATTTGATTAGACGGCATTGGCGCTCGGTAGCCCCCGAAACTCTTGGCGGCTTGTTGATTTAGTGCTCCGCGACGCGTCAGCGGCCGGGTCTCACGCACGCCCCGGTGACTTACGGCCCGCGGCTCACCCATTGCGAATGGAGTTTGGATTAAATCAACAAACTCTTGGCGAGTTTCGCTACGGAATGTTTTACATCCTGTGCCCAACCCGCTAACCGCAACGACGCAGACCGGCGCCGGGCTACCGCGCTGCTGAGAAAGCCGCCCGTCGGTCGTCCTTGAGGTTGCTAACCATCACGCTGGCGGTCGATGGGGAAACAAATTTCTTATCCCCGCTTCAAATCTTGGCAAGCTGGTTAAACTAGGTGGAAAATCGTCTACCTGTTTACTCGCAATCACGATGTTGCCGCAGTGAAAACCCTATCGCCAGTCTGTCTTCCGCTGATCCGAGTCAGCTTCTTGTTCGCCCTCGTGCTGTGCGGTTGGCCAGCCGCCCACGCCCAATTCCTGCCGAATTCGAAGCACAGCGATTCGACGGATCGATTCTTTCAAATCGATTCCTGGCTGCCGACGCCGACGGACACCAGGACGGCATCGGGGGCCCCCGGTCCAGGTTATTGGCAACAACGTGCTGATTATGAGATCGACGTCACGTTGGATGATGCGAACCAGCGAATTCGCGGTACGGTAGCGATCGACTATCACAATCAATCTCCGCATCCACTGTCCTACGTGTGGTTGCAGTTGGATCAAAACATTTTCAAGCCCGATTCGGATGCGGTCACCACCGCGCCGGCACCGTCGATGTATCCGCGAGTCCAATTCAGCGCCATTCGTTCGCTGTTGGCCCGTTCGACGTTCGAAGGCGGCTACAACATCAAATCGGTCACTGATGGCGATGATCAACCGCTGCCTCATTCCATTGTCAAAACGATGATGCGGATCGATTTACCAGAGCCACTCGCCCCCGGGGCCTCGACGGAACTGAAGGTCAAATACAGTTACAACATTGTCGACAGCAAAATCATCCGCGCTCGCAGTGGCTACGAGTATTTCGAGAAAGACGAAAACTACCTTTACGAAATCGCTCAGTGGTATCCACGAGTGGTGGCCTACACCGACTACACCGGTTGGCAACACAAACAATTTCTTGGCCGCGGCGAATTCACACTTGAATTGGGTGATTTTGACGTTCGCATTACGGTGCCAAGCGACATGGTCGTCGCCGCGACCGGTGAACTACAGAATGCCGAAGACGTCTTGAATCCGCAGTGGATCGAACGACTCGAATCATCTCGGTCGGCCGAAAAACCGGTGATGATCATCACTCCCGAAGAGGCCAAAGCGAACGAAACCAGTCGTGCGAAGGGGACCAAAACGTGGGCATTTCAAGCCAAGCAAGTCCGCGATTTTGCCTTTGCCGCCAGCCGCAAATTCATTTGGGATGCGATGGGCGTCGAGGTCGAAGGCAAGACCGTGATGGCCATGTCGTACTACCCCAACGAAGGCAACCCGCTGTGGAGCACTTATTCGACCGAAGCGATCGCGCACACGATCGAAGTCTACGGTCGTTACGCGTTCCCCTATCCCTACCCGGTTGCGATCAGTGTTAACGGGCCTGTGTACGGGATGGAATATCCGATGATTTGTTTCAACGGTCCGCGTCCCGAGGACGACGGGACGTACAGCAAGGCAACCAAGTACGGATTGATCTCGGTGATCATTCACGAAGTCGGCCATAACTTCTTTCCCATGATCGTCAACAGCGACGAGCGTCAATGGACATGGATGGACGAAGGGCTGAACACGTTCCTGCAATACTTGACCGAACAGGAATGGGAAGAGGATTATCCGTCAGGCCGCGGCGAACCTGCCAAGATGGTTCCCTACATGAAGGGTGGTGGACAACGTCCGATCATGACCGGCAGCGAAGAGATCTTGAGTTTCGGCAACAACGCCTACGGCAAACCGGCAACCGCACTGAACATTTTGCGGGAAACGATCCTCGGCCGCGAGCTGTTTGATTTTGCGTTCCGAGAGTATGCATTGCGATGGCGTTTCAAACGCCCCACCCCTGCCGATTTCTTCCGCACCATGGAAGACGCTTCGGGAATCGACTTGGATTGGTTTTGGCGTGGTTGGTTCTATAGCACCGATCACGTGGATATCGCGATCAGCGACGTGCGGCTTTACCAAATTGACAGCGGCGATCCGGAAGTCAACGCCGAGATCAAACGTCAAGAACGCGACAAAAAAGAACCTTCGATTTCAAAAGAACGTAACGCGGACTTGCCCCGCCGAATTGACCTGCAACCAGGTCTGAAGGACTTTTACAACAGCCCCGACTATGACGAACACAAAGTCGAGGAGTCGGATCGCAAGGCGTACCAAAAATTCCTCGACGGACTCGAAGCCGATGAACGTGCGTTGCTGCGACGAAAAACCAATTTTTACGTTGTCACATTCCGAAACGTCGGCGGATTGGTGATGCCGATCATCGTCCGCATCCACTACACCGACAACACCAGCGAAACGGTTACCATTCCGGCTCAGATTTGGCGAAGCAACAGCAAGCAAGTGGACAAGTTGTTTGTCACCGAAAAGGAGATCGCTCGTTTGCAATTGGATCCCAAACAACAAACCGCCGACGCCGAGGAATCCAACAACTATTGGCCACCCCGGCTCGTTCCAAGTCGCTTTAAGTTGTTCAAGAGCGAAACGAGCAAGAATCCAATGCAAAAGGCGCTGAAGCCCGATGTCGACACCTCCGAAGCCGCCAAGAAAGACGGC encodes the following:
- a CDS encoding M1 family aminopeptidase, whose protein sequence is MKTLSPVCLPLIRVSFLFALVLCGWPAAHAQFLPNSKHSDSTDRFFQIDSWLPTPTDTRTASGAPGPGYWQQRADYEIDVTLDDANQRIRGTVAIDYHNQSPHPLSYVWLQLDQNIFKPDSDAVTTAPAPSMYPRVQFSAIRSLLARSTFEGGYNIKSVTDGDDQPLPHSIVKTMMRIDLPEPLAPGASTELKVKYSYNIVDSKIIRARSGYEYFEKDENYLYEIAQWYPRVVAYTDYTGWQHKQFLGRGEFTLELGDFDVRITVPSDMVVAATGELQNAEDVLNPQWIERLESSRSAEKPVMIITPEEAKANETSRAKGTKTWAFQAKQVRDFAFAASRKFIWDAMGVEVEGKTVMAMSYYPNEGNPLWSTYSTEAIAHTIEVYGRYAFPYPYPVAISVNGPVYGMEYPMICFNGPRPEDDGTYSKATKYGLISVIIHEVGHNFFPMIVNSDERQWTWMDEGLNTFLQYLTEQEWEEDYPSGRGEPAKMVPYMKGGGQRPIMTGSEEILSFGNNAYGKPATALNILRETILGRELFDFAFREYALRWRFKRPTPADFFRTMEDASGIDLDWFWRGWFYSTDHVDIAISDVRLYQIDSGDPEVNAEIKRQERDKKEPSISKERNADLPRRIDLQPGLKDFYNSPDYDEHKVEESDRKAYQKFLDGLEADERALLRRKTNFYVVTFRNVGGLVMPIIVRIHYTDNTSETVTIPAQIWRSNSKQVDKLFVTEKEIARLQLDPKQQTADAEESNNYWPPRLVPSRFKLFKSETSKNPMQKALKPDVDTSEAAKKDGEKQSEDENESDDKKDDAPDGKPEVKTDAKSAKEAAKEKRDETKSSKTPNSRSKATPRKKPSA